In the genome of Streptomyces sp. V2I9, one region contains:
- a CDS encoding DUF6542 domain-containing protein has translation MPPVVLALRRFPNPRLTGLGAGLFACLTMFVLACLDRLLFDSSEFVYGLLFLPVSALTALWVRPADLVTAPISVPIAFAVGVLPISGGSDGFGGQLMGLVTALAVHAGWLYGGTLVAGLISSVRKVRLMRARRQYVLAQERSAGVPERSPRPAAAAAARSAASGAPPVEVVKPVRAGAGAAAIRRPQRP, from the coding sequence ATGCCGCCCGTGGTGCTCGCGCTGCGCCGCTTTCCCAACCCCCGGCTCACCGGGCTCGGCGCCGGGCTGTTCGCCTGCCTCACCATGTTCGTGCTGGCCTGTCTGGACCGGCTGCTGTTCGACAGTTCGGAGTTCGTCTACGGGCTCCTCTTCCTCCCCGTCAGTGCGCTGACGGCCCTCTGGGTCCGCCCCGCGGACCTGGTCACCGCCCCGATCAGCGTGCCGATCGCCTTCGCCGTCGGCGTGCTCCCGATCTCCGGGGGGTCCGACGGCTTCGGCGGGCAGCTGATGGGCCTGGTCACCGCCCTCGCCGTGCACGCCGGCTGGCTGTACGGCGGCACGCTCGTCGCGGGGCTCATCAGCTCCGTACGCAAGGTGCGTCTGATGCGGGCCCGGCGGCAGTACGTGCTGGCCCAGGAGCGGAGTGCCGGGGTGCCGGAGCGCTCTCCTCGGCCCGCCGCCGCGGCTGCCGCCCGGTCCGCGGCCTCCGGCGCGCCCCCGGTGGAGGTCGTCAAGCCCGTACGGGCCGGTGCGGGGGCCGCGGCCATCCGTCGGCCTCAGCGTCCCTGA
- a CDS encoding PIN domain nuclease — MKGRYLIDKSALARRGKPAVRARLDALDRDGFLAVCAPTEYDVLYSAGGKLEALRLRTLLRGFDYLPCNDEAFERALAIQALAVNTAFHRALSLADVLIAATAERHGATILHYDGDFDMIASVSGSQAEWVVEHGTAD; from the coding sequence GTGAAAGGGCGCTACCTCATCGACAAGTCCGCGCTGGCCCGCCGGGGTAAACCGGCAGTGCGGGCGCGGCTTGATGCGCTGGACCGCGATGGATTCCTGGCAGTGTGCGCCCCGACAGAGTATGACGTTCTGTACTCGGCGGGAGGAAAGCTCGAGGCCCTGCGCCTGCGTACCTTGCTCCGTGGTTTCGACTACTTGCCCTGCAATGACGAGGCGTTCGAGCGGGCGCTCGCGATTCAGGCGCTGGCGGTGAACACCGCCTTTCACCGGGCGCTGTCGCTGGCCGATGTCCTCATCGCGGCAACCGCAGAACGGCACGGGGCCACGATTCTGCACTATGACGGCGACTTCGACATGATCGCCTCGGTGAGTGGGTCGCAAGCCGAGTGGGTCGTGGAGCACGGCACCG
- the ychF gene encoding redox-regulated ATPase YchF encodes MSLTIGIVGLPNVGKSTLFNALTKNDVLAANYPFATIEPNVGVVGVPDPRLNKLAEIFNSQRLLPATVDFVDIAGIVRGASEGEGLGNKFLANIRESDAICQVIRAFKDENVVHVDGKVSPKDDIETINTELILADLQSVEKAVPRLTKESRLQKEKVAVLAAVEEAQKILESGQTLFAAGITAGTEKGRLLHELHLLTTKPFLYVFNVDEDELVDEDFKNEQRALVAPAEAIFLNAKIESELIELDDEEALELLQSMGQEEPGLATLGRVGFETLGLQTYLTAGPKEARAWTIKKGATAPEAAGVIHTDFQKGFIKAEIISFDDLVETGSVAEARAKGKARMEGKDYVMQDGDVVEFRFNV; translated from the coding sequence GTGTCGCTCACGATCGGAATCGTCGGTCTGCCGAATGTCGGCAAGTCGACCCTGTTCAACGCCCTGACCAAGAACGACGTGCTGGCGGCCAACTACCCGTTCGCCACGATCGAGCCGAACGTCGGCGTCGTCGGCGTCCCGGACCCGCGCCTGAACAAGCTCGCGGAGATCTTCAACTCGCAGCGGCTCCTCCCGGCGACGGTGGACTTCGTCGACATCGCCGGCATCGTCCGGGGCGCGTCGGAGGGCGAGGGACTGGGCAACAAGTTCCTGGCGAACATCCGCGAGTCCGACGCGATCTGCCAGGTCATCCGGGCCTTCAAGGACGAGAACGTCGTGCACGTCGACGGCAAGGTCTCGCCCAAGGACGACATCGAGACGATCAACACGGAACTGATCCTCGCCGACCTCCAGTCCGTCGAGAAGGCCGTCCCGCGCCTGACGAAGGAATCCCGCCTCCAGAAGGAGAAGGTCGCGGTGCTCGCCGCGGTCGAGGAGGCGCAGAAGATCCTGGAGTCCGGCCAGACGCTGTTCGCCGCGGGCATCACGGCGGGCACCGAGAAGGGCAGGCTCCTGCACGAGCTGCACCTGCTCACCACCAAGCCGTTCCTGTACGTGTTCAACGTCGACGAGGACGAGCTGGTCGACGAGGACTTCAAGAACGAGCAGCGCGCCCTGGTCGCCCCGGCCGAGGCGATCTTCCTGAACGCCAAGATCGAGTCCGAGCTGATCGAGCTGGACGACGAGGAGGCCCTCGAACTCCTCCAGTCCATGGGCCAGGAGGAGCCCGGCCTCGCCACCCTCGGCCGCGTCGGCTTCGAGACCCTGGGCCTTCAGACCTACCTGACGGCCGGCCCGAAGGAAGCCCGCGCCTGGACCATCAAGAAGGGCGCGACGGCCCCCGAGGCGGCCGGTGTGATCCACACCGACTTCCAGAAGGGCTTCATCAAGGCGGAGATCATCTCCTTCGACGACCTGGTCGAAACCGGCTCGGTGGCCGAGGCCCGCGCCAAGGGCAAGGCCCGCATGGAGGGCAAGGACTACGTCATGCAGGACGGGGACGTGGTGGAGTTCAGGTTCAATGTGTGA
- the ppgK gene encoding polyphosphate--glucose phosphotransferase, which translates to MEIFGVDIGGSGIKGAPVDLDRGDLAQERHKVLTPHPATPQGVADCVAEVVGHFDWSGPVGVTFPGVVTDGITRTAANVDKGWIDTDARALLGDRIGQPVTILNDADAAGVAEMTFGAGKGRTGTVILLTFGTGIGSAVFTDGALVPNTELGHLELHGHEAEKHASTKAKDDGDLSWQHWAHRVQKYLLHVEMLFSPELFIIGGGVSRKAEKFLPLIEKVRAEIVPAQLQNNAGIVGAAMAARAAQATS; encoded by the coding sequence ATGGAGATCTTCGGCGTGGACATCGGCGGATCCGGGATCAAGGGCGCCCCTGTGGACCTCGATCGCGGGGACCTGGCGCAGGAGCGCCACAAAGTGCTGACACCGCACCCGGCCACGCCCCAGGGCGTGGCCGACTGCGTGGCGGAGGTCGTGGGCCACTTCGACTGGTCGGGGCCGGTCGGCGTCACGTTCCCCGGGGTCGTCACCGACGGGATCACCCGTACCGCCGCCAATGTCGACAAGGGCTGGATCGACACCGACGCCCGCGCGCTGTTGGGCGATCGGATCGGTCAGCCGGTCACCATCCTGAACGACGCGGACGCGGCCGGGGTGGCCGAGATGACGTTCGGCGCGGGCAAGGGCCGCACGGGCACGGTCATCCTGCTGACGTTCGGTACGGGCATCGGCAGTGCGGTCTTCACCGATGGCGCGCTGGTGCCCAACACCGAGCTGGGCCACCTGGAGCTGCACGGCCACGAGGCGGAGAAGCACGCCTCGACGAAGGCCAAGGACGACGGGGACCTCAGCTGGCAGCACTGGGCGCACCGGGTCCAGAAGTACCTGCTCCACGTGGAGATGCTGTTCTCGCCGGAGCTGTTCATCATCGGCGGCGGCGTGAGCCGGAAGGCGGAGAAGTTCCTGCCGCTGATCGAGAAGGTCCGGGCCGAGATCGTCCCCGCCCAGCTGCAGAACAACGCGGGCATCGTGGGAGCGGCGATGGCGGCACGGGCGGCCCAGGCCACAAGCTGA